In Chiroxiphia lanceolata isolate bChiLan1 chromosome 9, bChiLan1.pri, whole genome shotgun sequence, one DNA window encodes the following:
- the RGS2 gene encoding regulator of G-protein signaling 2, giving the protein MQSALFLAVQHGGRMERGGRRRSEAEEAEKGRMKRTIIKDWKTRLSYFLQNSSNSNKRKSKKAGKHRNYFRPSPEEAQLWSEAFDELLANKYGLAAFRAFLKSEFCEENIEFWLACEDFKKTKSPQKLTSKAKKIYNDFIEKEAPKEINIDFQTKNMIAQNIQEATHTCFSAAQKRVYSLMENNSYPRFLESEFYQELCKKTPITRAAQGT; this is encoded by the exons ATGCAGAGCGCGCTGTTCCTGGCGGTGCAGCACGGCGGGCGCATGGAgcggggcggccgccgccgcagcGAGGCGGAGGAGGCGGAGAAGGGCAGGATGAAGAGAACGAT CATTAAAGATTGGAAAACAAGACTGAGCTATTTCCTGCAGAACTCTTCTAATTCTAATAAAAGGAAATCTAAGAAGGCAGGGAAACACCGCAACTACTTCAG ACCTTCCCCTGAGGAAGCCCAGCTGTGGTCAGAAGCCTTTGATGAACTTCTTGCTAATAAAT ATGGTCTTGCTGCTTTCCGAGCTTTTCTGAAGTCTGAGTTCTGTGAAGAGAACATCGAGTTCTGGTTGGCCTGCGAGGACTTCAAGAAAACCAAGTCACCCCAGAAGCTAACATCgaaagcaaagaaaatctaCAATGACTTCATTGAAAAGGAGGCTCCCAAAGAG ATAAACATAGACTTCCAAACCAAGAACATGATTGCACAGAATATTCAAGAAGCCACACATACCTGTTTCAGTGCGGCACAGAAGAGAGTTTACAGCTTAATGGAGAATAACTCATACCCACGGTTTTTGGAGTCTGAGTTCTATCAGGAACTGTGCAAGAAGACACCCATcaccagagcagcccaggggaCATGA